A region of Lycium barbarum isolate Lr01 chromosome 1, ASM1917538v2, whole genome shotgun sequence DNA encodes the following proteins:
- the LOC132614366 gene encoding uncharacterized protein At4g14450, chloroplastic-like — translation MAEKTQQISSSSSSLGDRQKPSRLQRLSPASIKVERVTDWNVAIPLLSPLITSPTSPESDNLKAAINAFSSSVVKEDVRKDKTENAVMMFKNWQHPAAPFCYEPVAPLVPFVGSADRR, via the coding sequence ATGGCTGAAAAAACACAacagatttcttcttcttcttcttctttaggtGACAGGCAAAAACCAAGCAGGTTACAACGGCTCTCGCCAGCCTCGATAAAAGTAGAACGAGTAACTGATTGGAATGTTGCGATACCGCTTTTATCGCCGTTGATTACTTCTCCAACTTCACCTGAATCGGATAACTTGAAAGCAGCGATAAATGCTTTTTCGAGTTCGGTTGTTAAGGAAGATGTGAGAAAAGACAAGACAGAGAATGCGGTTATGATGTTTAAGAATTGGCAGCATCCTGCCGCCCCGTTTTGTTATGAGCCAGTGGCTCCGTTGGTGCCTTTTGTAGGAAGTGCTGATAGACGATGA